A genomic segment from Streptomyces sp. NBC_01233 encodes:
- a CDS encoding cupin domain-containing protein: MAGLVSRNFDKADETRPFVDGKGRLDLLETGGTGVGRAVFEPGWKWSEHVKPLAGTDSCRADHTGYVVSGRMKVVMDDGESTEFGPGDYMRVPPGHNAWVVGDEPCVTLDWTGFADYAKPSG; the protein is encoded by the coding sequence ATGGCTGGCCTGGTGTCCAGGAACTTCGACAAGGCTGACGAGACGCGGCCGTTCGTCGACGGCAAGGGCAGGCTGGACCTGCTGGAGACCGGCGGCACGGGCGTCGGGCGCGCTGTCTTCGAGCCCGGCTGGAAGTGGTCGGAGCACGTCAAGCCGCTGGCCGGGACGGACAGTTGCAGGGCCGATCACACCGGGTACGTGGTGAGCGGTCGCATGAAGGTCGTCATGGACGACGGCGAGAGCACCGAGTTCGGCCCCGGCGACTACATGCGGGTGCCCCCCGGGCACAACGCCTGGGTCGTGGGCGACGAGCCCTGCGTGACGCTGGACTGGACCGGCTTCGCCGACTACGCGAAGCCTTCCGGCTGA